From a single Fulvivirga ulvae genomic region:
- a CDS encoding DUF4437 domain-containing protein has translation MIKSSFYLLLIVGLIVSCNNPKSEEKTAENTFSEFIENPTNQIGLSSDIIWEQMNPARGDKSPLAGTIWGNRKAEVPTGYIGKFVDGFSSPPHIHNVTYRAIVMKGLIHNDDPKAENMWMPVGSFWTQPAGEPHITSAKGEGTMAYIEIDTGPYLVKPTNEYFNNGERPINIDASNITWLDNTQTNWIAANNQSKISFLWKNAEGVRGIFVKLPKDFKRNIYTKGTILYGVIIDGNIDYKIPNTDSIMNLDAGSYFESTGNSMHEISTTEEALIYIRTNDKIEIK, from the coding sequence ATGATAAAATCAAGCTTCTATTTACTTCTAATTGTAGGATTAATTGTTTCCTGTAACAATCCAAAATCAGAAGAAAAAACGGCAGAAAATACTTTTTCTGAATTTATAGAAAACCCAACAAATCAAATTGGATTAAGCTCTGATATTATTTGGGAACAAATGAACCCAGCACGAGGGGATAAAAGTCCTTTGGCAGGAACAATATGGGGAAATAGAAAAGCTGAAGTTCCAACAGGATACATTGGAAAATTTGTAGACGGATTTTCATCACCACCCCACATCCATAATGTAACATATCGTGCCATTGTGATGAAAGGACTAATACATAATGATGACCCAAAAGCAGAAAACATGTGGATGCCGGTTGGATCATTTTGGACGCAACCAGCTGGTGAACCACATATTACTTCTGCCAAAGGAGAAGGAACAATGGCTTATATCGAAATCGATACTGGACCATATTTAGTAAAACCAACAAATGAATATTTTAACAATGGGGAACGACCTATTAATATAGATGCTTCTAATATTACTTGGCTTGACAATACCCAAACAAATTGGATTGCGGCAAATAATCAATCGAAAATTAGCTTTTTGTGGAAAAATGCAGAAGGTGTTCGTGGCATTTTTGTGAAACTACCTAAAGATTTTAAAAGGAATATTTACACTAAAGGAACTATTCTTTATGGTGTGATTATAGACGGAAATATTGATTACAAAATACCTAATACAGATTCTATTATGAATTTGGACGCTGGAAGTTATTTTGAATCAACAGGAAATAGTATGCACGAAATTTCAACTACAGAAGAGGCATTGATTTATATTAGAACTAATGACAAAATTGAAATAAAATAA
- the nfsB gene encoding oxygen-insensitive NAD(P)H nitroreductase: MNLKETLKWRYTTKEFDSNKKISESDMKEVKNLLRMSPSSVNLQPWHFIIAESEEGKERVAKGTQGFFHFNEPKVLNASAVVVFCSKIDADEQYYKHIANTEDKSGRFPNEDIKKGFLGAVKTFAGIHKYDLKDIQHWMEKQVYLNLGNFLLGVASLGIDATPMEGIDVKALDEEFGLREKGFTAIAAVSIGYRAKSDFNSTDKTPKSRLSESEIITVI; this comes from the coding sequence ATGAACTTAAAAGAAACTCTAAAATGGAGATATACAACGAAAGAATTTGACTCAAATAAAAAAATATCTGAATCAGATATGAAAGAAGTGAAGAACCTATTGCGAATGAGTCCATCAAGCGTAAACCTTCAGCCCTGGCATTTTATTATAGCTGAATCTGAAGAGGGTAAGGAAAGAGTGGCAAAAGGAACACAAGGCTTCTTTCATTTTAATGAACCTAAAGTTTTAAACGCTTCAGCAGTTGTAGTTTTTTGTTCTAAAATTGACGCTGATGAACAATACTATAAACATATCGCAAATACAGAGGATAAAAGCGGAAGATTTCCGAATGAAGATATCAAAAAAGGATTTTTAGGTGCTGTAAAAACTTTTGCAGGAATTCATAAATACGATTTAAAAGACATTCAGCACTGGATGGAAAAACAAGTTTATTTAAATCTAGGAAACTTTTTATTAGGAGTTGCTAGTCTTGGAATAGATGCAACACCAATGGAAGGAATTGATGTAAAAGCGTTAGATGAAGAATTTGGCTTAAGAGAAAAAGGGTTTACCGCAATAGCTGCTGTTTCAATAGGCTATCGAGCAAAATCAGACTTTAATTCAACTGATAAAACCCCAAAGTCTCGATTGTCAGAAAGTGAAATAATAACGGTAATTTAA
- a CDS encoding winged helix-turn-helix transcriptional regulator — MEEAAHKMLKFKGNEYPCCASLTMGIIGGKWKTVILYHLMDEKLRYNELRKMMPTVTERTLSLQLKALEEDGLIKRKVYTSKPPLKVEYSLTDFGKTLIPLIKSIADWGDFVIEKYS; from the coding sequence ATGGAAGAAGCGGCACATAAAATGCTTAAATTCAAGGGGAATGAATATCCATGTTGTGCAAGTTTAACAATGGGAATAATTGGTGGGAAATGGAAAACTGTTATCCTCTACCATTTAATGGATGAAAAATTGAGGTATAATGAATTGCGAAAAATGATGCCTACTGTGACAGAAAGAACTTTAAGTTTGCAACTGAAAGCGCTTGAAGAAGATGGATTGATCAAAAGAAAGGTCTATACTTCAAAACCACCTTTAAAAGTTGAGTATTCACTAACTGATTTTGGTAAAACTTTAATTCCCTTAATTAAGTCTATTGCAGATTGGGGTGATTTTGTCATTGAGAAATATTCATAG